A stretch of Paracoccus sp. N5 DNA encodes these proteins:
- the tldD gene encoding metalloprotease TldD: MPDTAFSPFETHLDQDRALRVLQSALAGADDGELYLERSRSEALVFDDGRLRTASYDAEQGFGLRAVRGDVTGYAHSTEIDETALRKAAETVRLAVGDGGGTLALPPLAEIRPLYAAIDPAESVPFAARVALLREIDAFARDLDPRVVQVSASISTSVQEVAILRPEGGLSTDIRPMARINVSVIVESNSRRESGNAGGGGRVALDGLIAPEHWQAQVREALRIALVNLRSVPAPAGVMDVVLGPGWPGILLHEAVGHGLEGDFNRKGHSAFAGLLGSRVAAPGVTVVDDGTIPDRRGSISVDDEGTAPGRNVLIEDGVLTGYMQDRQNARLMGVAPTGNGRRQSYAHAPMPRMTNTFMLAGSEDPASILAGLEDGIYAVGFGGGQVDITNGKFVFSCTEAYRVKNGQVGDPIRGATLIGDGATALQQIRAIGSDLSLDPGIGNCGKQGQWVPVGVGLPTLRIGGLTIGGSAA, from the coding sequence ATGCCGGACACAGCCTTTTCCCCGTTTGAAACCCATCTCGACCAGGATCGCGCGCTGCGTGTCCTGCAATCGGCGCTTGCAGGGGCGGATGATGGCGAGCTGTATCTGGAACGCTCCCGCTCGGAGGCGCTGGTCTTCGACGACGGCCGGCTGCGCACGGCAAGCTATGACGCCGAGCAGGGCTTCGGCCTGCGCGCGGTGCGCGGCGACGTGACCGGCTATGCCCATTCCACCGAGATCGACGAAACAGCCTTGCGCAAGGCGGCGGAGACCGTGCGGCTGGCCGTGGGCGACGGCGGCGGCACGCTGGCCCTGCCGCCCCTGGCCGAGATCCGCCCGCTTTACGCCGCGATCGACCCGGCGGAATCGGTGCCCTTCGCCGCCCGCGTCGCGCTGCTGCGGGAAATCGACGCCTTTGCCCGCGACCTCGACCCGCGGGTGGTGCAGGTCTCGGCCAGCATCTCGACCTCGGTGCAGGAGGTGGCGATCCTGCGCCCCGAGGGCGGGCTTTCGACCGACATCCGGCCGATGGCGCGCATCAACGTCTCGGTCATCGTGGAATCGAACAGCCGCCGCGAATCGGGCAATGCCGGCGGCGGCGGCCGCGTGGCGCTGGACGGGCTGATCGCCCCCGAACACTGGCAGGCCCAGGTGCGCGAGGCGCTGCGCATCGCGCTGGTCAACCTGCGCTCGGTCCCCGCCCCTGCCGGCGTCATGGACGTGGTTCTGGGCCCGGGCTGGCCGGGGATTCTGCTGCACGAGGCCGTGGGTCACGGGCTGGAAGGCGATTTCAACCGCAAGGGCCATTCCGCCTTTGCCGGGCTGCTGGGCAGCCGCGTGGCCGCGCCCGGCGTGACCGTGGTCGACGACGGCACCATCCCGGACCGGCGCGGCTCGATCTCGGTCGATGACGAGGGCACGGCGCCGGGCCGCAACGTGCTGATCGAGGACGGCGTGCTGACGGGCTATATGCAGGACCGCCAGAACGCCCGGCTGATGGGGGTCGCGCCGACCGGCAACGGCCGCCGGCAGAGCTATGCCCATGCGCCGATGCCGCGCATGACCAATACCTTCATGCTGGCGGGGTCCGAGGATCCGGCCTCGATCCTCGCCGGGCTCGAGGATGGCATCTATGCCGTGGGTTTCGGCGGCGGCCAGGTGGACATCACCAACGGCAAGTTCGTGTTTTCCTGCACCGAGGCCTATCGCGTGAAGAATGGCCAGGTCGGCGACCCGATCCGGGGCGCGACGCTGATCGGCGACGGCGCGACGGCGCTGCAACAGATTCGCGCCATCGGCAGTGACCTGTCCCTGGACCCCGGAATCGGCAATTGCGGCAAGCAGGGACAATGGGTTCCGGTCGGCGTGGGCCTGCCCACATTGCGCATCGGCGGGCTGACCATCGGCGGCTCGGCGGCCTGA
- the coxB gene encoding cytochrome c oxidase subunit II, with translation MAIATMRRGVMAATGLGFAGLTAVPALAQDVLGDLPVIGKPHNGGMGFQPASSPLAHDQQWLDHFVLYIITAVTIFVCLLLLVCIVRFNRRVNPVPARFTHNTPVEVVWTLVPVLILVSIGAFSLPALFRSQEMPNDPDLVIKAIGHQWYWSYEYPNDAIAFDALLLEKDALADAGYSEDEYLLATDNPVVVPIGKKVLVQVTATDVIHSWTVPAFAVKQDAVPGRIAQLWFEVDKEGVYFGQCSELCGINHAYMPIVVKAVSQEKYDAWLAGAKEEFAADASDYLPASPVKLASAE, from the coding sequence ATGGCAATTGCGACGATGCGCCGCGGGGTAATGGCGGCTACGGGTCTTGGTTTTGCTGGGCTGACGGCCGTGCCGGCGCTGGCGCAGGACGTGCTGGGCGACCTGCCCGTGATCGGCAAGCCGCACAATGGCGGCATGGGCTTCCAGCCCGCGTCGAGCCCGCTGGCGCATGACCAGCAGTGGCTGGATCATTTCGTGCTCTATATCATCACGGCGGTGACGATCTTCGTCTGCCTGCTGCTGCTGGTCTGCATCGTCCGCTTCAACCGCCGCGTGAACCCCGTCCCGGCGCGCTTTACCCACAACACCCCGGTCGAGGTGGTCTGGACGCTGGTGCCGGTGCTGATCCTGGTTTCCATCGGCGCCTTCTCGCTGCCGGCGCTGTTCCGCAGCCAGGAAATGCCGAACGATCCGGACCTGGTGATCAAGGCCATCGGCCACCAGTGGTACTGGTCCTATGAATATCCGAACGATGCCATCGCCTTCGACGCGCTGCTGCTGGAGAAGGACGCCCTGGCCGACGCCGGCTACAGCGAGGACGAATACCTGCTGGCCACCGACAACCCGGTCGTGGTGCCGATCGGCAAGAAGGTGCTGGTGCAGGTCACCGCGACCGACGTGATCCACAGCTGGACCGTGCCGGCCTTTGCCGTGAAACAGGACGCCGTGCCGGGCCGCATCGCGCAGCTGTGGTTCGAGGTCGACAAGGAAGGCGTCTATTTCGGCCAGTGCTCGGAGCTTTGCGGCATCAACCACGCCTATATGCCCATCGTGGTCAAGGCCGTCAGCCAGGAGAAATACGACGCCTGGCTGGCCGGCGCGAAAGAGGAATTCGCCGCCGACGCCTCGGATTACCTGCCCGCCAGCCCGGTCAAGCTGGCCTCGGCCGAGTAA
- the cyoE gene encoding heme o synthase: MTDINAYEGPAEAGFGDYVALLKPRVMSLVVFTAFVGLWIAPLPVNPFVAFCAVLFIALGGGASGALNMWYDADIDAVMKRTAGRPVPSGRVASGEALGLGIALSGLSVMMLGLAANWFAAGFLAFTIFFYAVVYTIWLKRSTPQNIVIGGAAGAFPPMIGWACATGGIGIESLLMFALIFFWTPPHFWALALFMKDDYSKAGVPMLTVTHGRKVTRRHIFIYTLVLAPFALWLGFTSVGGPLYLAVSAVLNGLFIAGGWQILRRDEEQAQADGYRVEKRYFRLSLYYLFLHFLALLVQHGIGGW, from the coding sequence GTGACCGACATCAACGCATATGAGGGGCCCGCCGAGGCGGGCTTCGGCGATTACGTCGCGCTCCTGAAGCCGCGGGTCATGTCGCTGGTGGTGTTCACCGCCTTCGTCGGCCTGTGGATCGCGCCGCTGCCGGTGAACCCTTTCGTGGCCTTCTGCGCGGTGCTGTTCATCGCGCTGGGCGGCGGGGCCTCGGGCGCGCTGAATATGTGGTACGACGCCGATATCGACGCGGTGATGAAGCGCACGGCCGGCCGGCCGGTGCCCTCGGGGCGCGTCGCCTCGGGCGAGGCGCTGGGCCTCGGCATCGCGCTGTCCGGCCTGTCGGTGATGATGCTGGGCCTGGCGGCGAACTGGTTCGCGGCGGGTTTCCTGGCCTTCACCATCTTCTTCTATGCCGTGGTCTACACGATCTGGCTGAAGCGCTCGACGCCGCAGAACATCGTTATCGGCGGCGCGGCCGGGGCCTTCCCGCCGATGATCGGCTGGGCCTGTGCCACCGGCGGCATCGGCATCGAATCGCTCTTGATGTTCGCGCTGATCTTCTTCTGGACGCCGCCGCATTTCTGGGCTTTGGCGCTGTTCATGAAGGACGACTATTCCAAGGCCGGCGTGCCGATGCTGACCGTGACGCATGGCCGCAAGGTCACGCGCCGGCACATCTTCATCTATACGCTGGTGCTGGCGCCCTTCGCGCTCTGGCTGGGCTTCACCTCGGTCGGCGGGCCGCTGTATCTCGCGGTTTCGGCGGTGCTGAACGGGCTCTTCATCGCCGGCGGCTGGCAGATCCTGCGCCGGGACGAGGAACAGGCCCAGGCCGACGGCTACCGCGTCGAGAAGCGCTATTTCCGGCTGTCGCTCTATTACCTGTTCCTGCATTTCCTGGCGCTGCTGGTCCAGCACGGGATCGGAGGATGGTGA
- a CDS encoding cytochrome c oxidase assembly protein has protein sequence MTAPRSNGRTVLNLVAVVLVMGALSWAAVPFYSWFCRVTGFAGTTNVATATSDTVLDEKVRVRFDSNVDPNMGWTFRPLQREMELRIGENAIAFYEAVNTTDQPITGTASYNVAPDAAGYFFNKIECFCFTEQTLQPGERVEMPVSFYVDPEIVTDRDAGRIRDITLSYTFHRTEPPAPQQAALDAGNRPTVN, from the coding sequence ATGACCGCGCCACGCTCGAACGGGCGCACCGTGCTGAATCTGGTCGCCGTGGTCCTGGTCATGGGCGCACTCAGCTGGGCGGCGGTGCCGTTCTATTCCTGGTTCTGCCGCGTCACCGGCTTTGCCGGCACCACCAATGTCGCGACCGCGACCTCGGACACCGTGCTGGACGAAAAGGTCCGCGTGCGTTTCGATTCCAACGTCGATCCGAACATGGGCTGGACCTTCCGCCCGCTGCAGCGCGAGATGGAGCTGCGCATCGGCGAGAACGCCATCGCCTTCTACGAGGCGGTCAATACCACCGACCAGCCGATCACCGGCACGGCCAGCTATAACGTCGCCCCCGACGCCGCCGGCTATTTCTTCAACAAGATCGAGTGTTTCTGCTTTACCGAGCAGACCTTGCAACCCGGTGAGCGGGTCGAGATGCCGGTCAGCTTCTATGTCGATCCCGAGATCGTCACCGACCGCGACGCCGGGCGCATCCGCGACATCACCCTGTCCTATACCTTCCACCGGACCGAGCCGCCGGCGCCCCAGCAGGCGGCGCTGGACGCCGGAAACCGACCGACCGTAAACTGA
- a CDS encoding cytochrome c oxidase subunit 3, producing MAHVKNHDYQILPPSIWPFLGAIAAFVMLTGAVAWMKGITVFGAPVEGPWMFLIGFVAVLYVMFGWWADVVKEGESGEHTPVVRIGLQYGFILFIMSEVMFFVAWFWAFIKNALYPMGPDSPIKDGVWPPEGIVTFDPWHLPLINTLILLLSGVAVTWAHHAFVHEGDRKTTINGLIVAVILGLCFTGLQAYEYSHAAFGMADTVYAGTFFMATGFHGAHVIIGTIFLFVCLIRMLRGQMTQQQHVGFEAAAWYWHFVDVVWLFLFVVIYIWGR from the coding sequence ATGGCCCATGTAAAGAACCACGACTATCAGATCCTGCCACCCTCGATCTGGCCGTTCCTCGGCGCGATCGCCGCCTTCGTCATGCTGACCGGCGCGGTGGCCTGGATGAAGGGCATCACCGTCTTCGGTGCCCCGGTCGAGGGGCCCTGGATGTTCCTGATCGGCTTCGTGGCCGTGCTCTACGTCATGTTCGGCTGGTGGGCCGACGTGGTGAAGGAAGGCGAGTCGGGCGAGCATACCCCGGTCGTGCGCATCGGCCTGCAATACGGCTTCATCCTGTTCATCATGTCCGAGGTGATGTTCTTCGTCGCCTGGTTCTGGGCCTTCATCAAGAACGCGCTCTACCCGATGGGGCCGGACAGCCCGATCAAGGACGGCGTCTGGCCGCCGGAAGGCATCGTGACCTTCGATCCCTGGCACCTGCCGCTGATCAACACGCTGATCCTGCTGTTGTCGGGCGTCGCCGTGACCTGGGCGCACCATGCCTTCGTGCATGAGGGCGACCGCAAGACCACCATCAACGGGCTGATCGTCGCCGTCATCCTGGGCCTGTGCTTCACCGGGCTTCAGGCCTATGAATACAGCCACGCCGCCTTCGGCATGGCCGACACGGTCTATGCCGGCACCTTCTTCATGGCCACCGGCTTCCACGGCGCGCATGTCATCATCGGCACCATCTTCCTGTTCGTCTGCCTGATCCGCATGCTGCGCGGCCAGATGACGCAGCAGCAGCATGTCGGCTTCGAGGCCGCGGCCTGGTACTGGCACTTCGTCGACGTGGTCTGGCTGTTCCTCTTTGTCGTGATCTATATCTGGGGCCGCTGA
- a CDS encoding SURF1 family protein: MRRYVFPLIVGVVGCAILISLGLWQLRRLDWKEGMIAQIESRIHGQPVPLPAAVDPSMKYMPVLVSGRTTGGEIDVLSGTRESGGGYQVVSGFVLDDGRRILVDRGFVDQDHKRDPRPPVALQIAGNLHWPQEHGSATPAPNLSENIWFARDVPAMAAQLGTEPVLVVAAEVRGDAQGVAPMPVAVEGIPNNHLGYAVQWFMFAVVWAGMTVALIWRIRQRKF, encoded by the coding sequence ATGCGCCGCTATGTCTTTCCGCTGATCGTCGGTGTGGTCGGCTGCGCCATCCTGATCTCGCTGGGCCTGTGGCAGCTCAGGCGGCTGGACTGGAAAGAGGGCATGATCGCCCAGATCGAAAGCCGCATCCATGGCCAGCCCGTGCCCTTGCCCGCCGCCGTCGATCCGTCGATGAAATACATGCCGGTGCTGGTCTCGGGCCGGACCACGGGGGGCGAGATCGACGTGCTGTCCGGCACGCGCGAATCCGGCGGCGGCTACCAGGTCGTCTCGGGCTTCGTTCTGGATGACGGGCGCCGCATCCTGGTGGATCGCGGGTTCGTCGACCAGGACCACAAGCGCGACCCGCGCCCGCCCGTCGCCCTCCAGATCGCCGGCAACCTGCATTGGCCGCAGGAACACGGCAGCGCCACGCCCGCGCCGAACCTGTCCGAGAACATCTGGTTCGCGCGCGACGTGCCCGCCATGGCGGCGCAGCTCGGGACCGAGCCGGTGCTGGTCGTCGCGGCCGAGGTGCGGGGCGACGCGCAGGGTGTCGCGCCGATGCCCGTCGCGGTCGAGGGCATCCCGAACAACCACCTGGGCTATGCCGTGCAATGGTTCATGTTCGCGGTGGTCTGGGCAGGGATGACAGTCGCCCTGATCTGGCGTATCAGGCAGCGGAAATTCTAG
- the thrC gene encoding threonine synthase, which yields MRYVSTRGRAPVLDFEQAMMTGLARDGGLYLPEAMPMFSADEIAALEGLPYEEVALRIVTPFVGDSFSQEELKGAIARAYAGFDHVARAPLVQLAPGHHLLELFHGPTIAFKDFAMQLIGQLFQLALARSGSRVTILGATSGDTGSAAIEAFKGLDNVDVFIMYPHGRVSEVQRRQMSTPSEANVHALAVDGTFDDCQARLKDLFNDHAFRDAVGLAGVNSINWARVLAQIVYYFTAAVSLGAPGREVDFTVPTGNFGDIFAGSIAKEMGLPIGRLVAAVNQNDILHRALSTGEYRVGEAQPSISPSMDIQVSSNFERALWLAYGRDGAAISQLMDELKSGGFAISQGALQALRETYASGRVSEAETLAMIATIRAETGEVICPHTAVGVKIARENLRPGVPMVTLATAHPAKFPDAVEQAIGFRPGLPPQMADLFERAERITRIENDADRLKSLILERRAA from the coding sequence ATGCGTTACGTATCTACCCGGGGGCGGGCTCCGGTCTTGGACTTCGAACAGGCGATGATGACCGGGCTGGCGCGCGACGGCGGGTTGTATCTGCCCGAGGCCATGCCGATGTTCTCGGCCGACGAGATCGCCGCGCTGGAAGGGCTGCCCTATGAGGAGGTCGCGCTGCGCATCGTCACCCCCTTCGTCGGCGATAGCTTTTCGCAGGAAGAGCTGAAGGGCGCCATCGCGCGGGCCTATGCCGGCTTCGACCATGTCGCCCGCGCGCCGCTGGTGCAGCTGGCGCCGGGCCATCACCTGCTGGAACTGTTCCACGGGCCGACCATCGCCTTCAAGGATTTCGCCATGCAGCTGATCGGCCAGCTGTTCCAGCTGGCGCTGGCGCGGTCGGGCAGCCGGGTGACGATCCTGGGCGCGACCTCGGGCGACACCGGCTCGGCCGCGATCGAGGCTTTCAAGGGGCTCGACAATGTCGACGTGTTCATCATGTATCCGCATGGCCGCGTCAGCGAGGTGCAGCGCCGGCAGATGTCCACGCCCTCGGAAGCCAATGTGCATGCGCTGGCCGTCGATGGCACCTTCGACGATTGCCAGGCGCGGCTGAAGGATCTGTTCAACGACCACGCCTTTCGCGACGCGGTGGGGCTCGCGGGCGTCAACTCGATCAACTGGGCGCGGGTGCTGGCGCAGATCGTGTATTACTTCACCGCCGCCGTATCCTTGGGCGCACCGGGGCGCGAGGTGGACTTCACCGTGCCGACGGGGAATTTCGGCGACATCTTCGCCGGCTCCATCGCCAAGGAGATGGGCCTGCCCATCGGCCGGCTGGTCGCGGCCGTGAACCAGAACGACATCCTGCACCGGGCGCTCAGCACCGGCGAATACCGGGTCGGCGAGGCGCAGCCCTCGATCAGCCCCTCGATGGATATCCAGGTCAGCTCGAACTTCGAACGCGCCTTGTGGCTGGCTTACGGCCGCGACGGCGCCGCCATCTCGCAGCTGATGGACGAGTTGAAATCCGGCGGCTTCGCCATCAGCCAGGGCGCGTTGCAGGCGCTGCGCGAGACCTATGCCTCGGGCCGCGTGTCCGAGGCCGAGACGCTGGCCATGATCGCCACCATCCGCGCCGAGACCGGCGAGGTGATCTGCCCGCATACCGCCGTCGGCGTGAAAATCGCCCGCGAGAACCTGCGCCCCGGCGTGCCCATGGTGACGCTGGCCACCGCGCATCCGGCGAAGTTCCCCGATGCGGTGGAACAGGCCATCGGCTTCCGCCCGGGCCTGCCGCCGCAGATGGCCGACCTGTTCGAGCGCGCCGAACGCATCACCCGTATTGAAAACGACGCGGATAGGCTTAAATCGCTGATCCTTGAACGGAGAGCAGCTTGA